From one Diorhabda carinulata isolate Delta chromosome 12, icDioCari1.1, whole genome shotgun sequence genomic stretch:
- the LOC130900135 gene encoding DNA-directed RNA polymerase II subunit Rpb4-like isoform X3 produces the protein MANTATDLTEEDAADLQFPKEDDLSTFSRCNIFDNSDSTYCANCYCEVQKFENAETLLISEVHMLLEHRKDQNESAEDEQEFSDVFMKTLTYTDRFRKFKNKETISAVRNLLMQTKKLHKFELAAIANLCPETTEEAKSLIPSLEGRFEDEELQAILDDIQTKRSIQY, from the exons ATGGCGAATACTGCAACAGATCTTACGGAAGAAGATGCAGCAGACCTCCAATTTCCTAAag AAGACGACCTCTCAACATTTTCTAGATGTAATATTTTCGATAACAGCGATTCAACTTATTGTGCAAATTGTTACTGTGAAGTACAAA AGTTTGAAAATGCTGAAACGTTATTAATATCGGAAGTTCACATGTTATTGGAACATAGAAAGGATCAGAACGAATCTGCAGAAGACGAACAAGAATTTTCAGATGTTTTCATGAAAACCTTAACGTATacagatagatttagaaaatttaaaaataaagaaaccaTATCTGCAGTACGAAA TCTACTAATGCAAACGAAAAAGCTTCACAAATTTGAATTGGCTGCAATTGCAAATTTGTGCCCTGAAACAACCGAAGAAGCCAAATCTCTAATTCCATCTTTAGAAGGAAgatttgaagatgaagaacttCAAGCGATATTAGACGatatacaaacaaaaagaaGTATACAGTACTAA
- the LOC130900135 gene encoding DNA-directed RNA polymerase II subunit Rpb4-like isoform X4 — protein sequence MANTATDLTEEDAADLQFPKEFENAETLLISEVHMLLEHRKDQNESAEDEQEFSDVFMKTLTYTDRFRKFKNKETISAVRNLLMQTKKLHKFELAAIANLCPETTEEAKSLIPSLEGRFEDEELQAILDDIQTKRSIQY from the exons ATGGCGAATACTGCAACAGATCTTACGGAAGAAGATGCAGCAGACCTCCAATTTCCTAAag AGTTTGAAAATGCTGAAACGTTATTAATATCGGAAGTTCACATGTTATTGGAACATAGAAAGGATCAGAACGAATCTGCAGAAGACGAACAAGAATTTTCAGATGTTTTCATGAAAACCTTAACGTATacagatagatttagaaaatttaaaaataaagaaaccaTATCTGCAGTACGAAA TCTACTAATGCAAACGAAAAAGCTTCACAAATTTGAATTGGCTGCAATTGCAAATTTGTGCCCTGAAACAACCGAAGAAGCCAAATCTCTAATTCCATCTTTAGAAGGAAgatttgaagatgaagaacttCAAGCGATATTAGACGatatacaaacaaaaagaaGTATACAGTACTAA
- the LOC130900135 gene encoding transcriptional adapter 2-alpha-like isoform X1, which produces MANTATDLTEEDAADLQFPKEDDLSTFSRCNIFDNSDSTYCANCYCEVQSKYILCEKCKVNICLSCFSNGAEFLNHKNDHDYRVLSTNFVLFENSDWTAEEELKLLDCISNYGNWNLITQELPNRSVNEIIQHYEYFYLERNGCKGFPKINFPDVALFPELVVPYRFRLADTDEPPRYLSNTVGFKSLAGYNPARSDFEIEFDKGAEDILSNLEFVDEDDPHYELLTKLQCSLVEAYNRRLQERQRWKNLIRSHGLLLVRKTHSWLKRYDNTINKNIYEKMIRFMQLCKPMKFEMLMEGLHRVGELKLHISRLINLRKIGITTLAEGRLYFKLKQSHEANKKSLKLFRQDPALNWKACKDSNFTIISKCNRRRSFAPIEISGMPGYSKLSPQEADLCSTVRLVPVTYFQLRDTLVSECRKNGSVSLQTARKLLKIDVNKTRKLYDFLLQEGYIQKTSSSIS; this is translated from the exons ATGGCGAATACTGCAACAGATCTTACGGAAGAAGATGCAGCAGACCTCCAATTTCCTAAag AAGACGACCTCTCAACATTTTCTAGATGTAATATTTTCGATAACAGCGATTCAACTTATTGTGCAAATTGTTACTGTGAAGTACAAAGTAAGTACATTTTATGTGAAAAGTGTAAAGTGAATATCTGTTTGTCATGTTTTTCAAATGGAGcagaatttttaaatcataaaaacgATCACGATTACCGTGTTTTATCGACAAATTTCGTTTTATTCGAAAATTCAGATTGGACAgctgaagaagaattaaaactaCTCGATTGTATAAGTAATTATGGTAATTGGAATCTCATCACACAAGAATTGCCGAATAGATCTGTTAATGAAATAATACAACACTAtgagtatttttatttagaaaggAATGGCTGTAAAGGTTTccctaaaataaattttccagatGTAGCTCTATTTCCAGAATTAGTGGTGCCTTATAGATTTAGACTTGCAGATACAGATGAACCACCTAGATATTTATCCAACACTGTTGGATTTAAGTCTTTAGCTGGATACAATCCAGCAAGATCagattttgaaatagaatttgataaaggggctgaagatattttatcaaatttggaaTTTGTTGATGAGGATGATCCGCATTATGAACTTTTGACAAAATTGCAATGCTCTTTAGTTGAAGCTTATAATCGGAGATTACAAGAGAGGCAAAGATGGAAAAATTTGATTCGAAGTCATGGACTTTTGCTAGTTCGGAAAACACACTCATGGTTGAAAAGATATGATAAcactataaacaaaaatatttatgaaaaaatgattagaTTCATGCAGCTGTGCAAAccaatgaaatttgaaatgttaatgGAAGGATTGCACAGAGTCGGAGAACTAAAACTTCATATTTCAAG gttgataaatttgagaaaaataggTATCACAACCCTAGCAGAAGGAAGACTATACTTTAAATTGAAACAGTCTCATgaagcaaataaaaaatcactaaaattgTTCAGACAAGATCCGGCCTTGAATTGGAAAGCTTGTAAAGACtcaaatttcacaataatatcaaaatgcaATAGACGTCGAAGTTTTGCTCCAATAGAAATCAGTGGTATGCCTGGATATTCAAAGTTATCTCCCCAAGAGGCCGACTTGTGCAGTACAGTGAGACTAGTACCTGttacttattttcaattgagGGACACATTGGTTTCTGAATGCAGAAAAAATGGATCCGTTTCTTTACAAACCGCtaggaaattattgaaaattgatgttAACAAAACTAGAAAATTGTATGATTTTTTGTTGCAAGAAGgttatatacaaaaaacttcATCTTCAATATCATAA
- the LOC130900135 gene encoding transcriptional adapter 2-alpha-like isoform X2, translating into MANTATDLTEEDAADLQFPKEDDLSTFSRCNIFDNSDSTYCANCYCEVQNWTAEEELKLLDCISNYGNWNLITQELPNRSVNEIIQHYEYFYLERNGCKGFPKINFPDVALFPELVVPYRFRLADTDEPPRYLSNTVGFKSLAGYNPARSDFEIEFDKGAEDILSNLEFVDEDDPHYELLTKLQCSLVEAYNRRLQERQRWKNLIRSHGLLLVRKTHSWLKRYDNTINKNIYEKMIRFMQLCKPMKFEMLMEGLHRVGELKLHISRLINLRKIGITTLAEGRLYFKLKQSHEANKKSLKLFRQDPALNWKACKDSNFTIISKCNRRRSFAPIEISGMPGYSKLSPQEADLCSTVRLVPVTYFQLRDTLVSECRKNGSVSLQTARKLLKIDVNKTRKLYDFLLQEGYIQKTSSSIS; encoded by the exons ATGGCGAATACTGCAACAGATCTTACGGAAGAAGATGCAGCAGACCTCCAATTTCCTAAag AAGACGACCTCTCAACATTTTCTAGATGTAATATTTTCGATAACAGCGATTCAACTTATTGTGCAAATTGTTACTGTGAAGTACAAA ATTGGACAgctgaagaagaattaaaactaCTCGATTGTATAAGTAATTATGGTAATTGGAATCTCATCACACAAGAATTGCCGAATAGATCTGTTAATGAAATAATACAACACTAtgagtatttttatttagaaaggAATGGCTGTAAAGGTTTccctaaaataaattttccagatGTAGCTCTATTTCCAGAATTAGTGGTGCCTTATAGATTTAGACTTGCAGATACAGATGAACCACCTAGATATTTATCCAACACTGTTGGATTTAAGTCTTTAGCTGGATACAATCCAGCAAGATCagattttgaaatagaatttgataaaggggctgaagatattttatcaaatttggaaTTTGTTGATGAGGATGATCCGCATTATGAACTTTTGACAAAATTGCAATGCTCTTTAGTTGAAGCTTATAATCGGAGATTACAAGAGAGGCAAAGATGGAAAAATTTGATTCGAAGTCATGGACTTTTGCTAGTTCGGAAAACACACTCATGGTTGAAAAGATATGATAAcactataaacaaaaatatttatgaaaaaatgattagaTTCATGCAGCTGTGCAAAccaatgaaatttgaaatgttaatgGAAGGATTGCACAGAGTCGGAGAACTAAAACTTCATATTTCAAG gttgataaatttgagaaaaataggTATCACAACCCTAGCAGAAGGAAGACTATACTTTAAATTGAAACAGTCTCATgaagcaaataaaaaatcactaaaattgTTCAGACAAGATCCGGCCTTGAATTGGAAAGCTTGTAAAGACtcaaatttcacaataatatcaaaatgcaATAGACGTCGAAGTTTTGCTCCAATAGAAATCAGTGGTATGCCTGGATATTCAAAGTTATCTCCCCAAGAGGCCGACTTGTGCAGTACAGTGAGACTAGTACCTGttacttattttcaattgagGGACACATTGGTTTCTGAATGCAGAAAAAATGGATCCGTTTCTTTACAAACCGCtaggaaattattgaaaattgatgttAACAAAACTAGAAAATTGTATGATTTTTTGTTGCAAGAAGgttatatacaaaaaacttcATCTTCAATATCATAA
- the LOC130900264 gene encoding cuticle protein 8-like — protein MNQVLYIVLLISLVNTNPVDYLGHGFTLVPHAVNVASPVVKEEPAAYPKYRFEYGVKDSHTGDIKEQSEERDGHAVKGEYSLVEPDGTIRKVKYEDDGHSGFNAVVTKEGHAVHPPTPVKINYHH, from the exons ATGAATCAg GTGTTATATATAGTACTATTGATTAGTCTGGTAAACACTAATCCTGTCGATTATCTTGGACATGGTTTCACACTGGTACCACATGCGGTAAATGTGGCATCACCAGTAGTAAAAGAAGAGCCAGCG GCTTATCCGAAATATCGTTTCGAGTATGGAGTGAAGGACAGCCACACAGGTGACATCAAGGAACAGTCAGAGGAACGCGACGGCCATGCAGTTAAAGGAGAATATTCTCTCGTAGAACCTGATGGAACTATTCGGAAAGTTAAATACGAAGACGATGGACATAGCGGATTCAATGCCGTTGTTACAAAAGAAGGTCACGCTGTTCATCCACCAACGCCagtaaaaatcaattatcatCACTAA